The Rhipicephalus microplus isolate Deutch F79 unplaced genomic scaffold, USDA_Rmic scaffold_464, whole genome shotgun sequence genome has a segment encoding these proteins:
- the LOC142794609 gene encoding uncharacterized protein LOC142794609 isoform X2 encodes MSKILLRIQEVPMDTSSSDDEAAGQASVSTDINGILRTDTLSSEDEQETSSDACSTAASRVTSAPVSPTTPELQATNDRPQHANPMVSHDTLLNDEELSMSDEDGSEQHDPGELPSEDDMQMPNSPTGPSHGGKSQFGELFTDVITERVVLSRGDILLMVLKHAVKNNLSFTGLTSMLDLINRIFEHPILPDSRYQLSKLLSKTGTTMTYYCFCPKCFTHIENAETNASFQCIQCGHRTSVSSLSDMPFFVTLDVESQLQRLLKDCALLDLTKPLHHDGSLGDLCDGEMYHKFAASTQQCGPRITFTLNADGTPLFKSSGTSIWPIQLIVNEIPAEQRMSKLVLAALWFWKEKPNMELFQNTFVKEMSHLSENGFVLERKGQLQTYKAYCICCAVDSVARAPMQGVTQFNGYFGCNWCLQKGERAGGSTKYPVQPLNPTERTESQMVEDMMTAVREGVTVNGVKTASPLIGLPYFNIVSGFVPDYMHCILLGVARQFLDLWFESSGYAYSLSRKQNMVDERLLAIRPPRDVKRLPRATKERRWWKAKELENWILYYSIPVLHGILERRYLEHWACLVEALHIMLQRSIETAEVNRAEKLLLEFHVRSEMLFGKAFMTYNMHQLTHIVKSIHDWGPLWAHSAFPFESGNGSLKEAIKAANGIPHQLCRVLQIENTVMELQDLTASPSVVLYCNSFDAKVTHKSKSSSDGTRFFGSGSCIPPACSSPEQEILPPSVKYRRMMVNGSILTDCLYASKKKTNTSVVQLLDGSFAIIEKIISSGDNTCICVWKLRCRPVKYDLVTVNHVHKVLFKQSPTVIIQPLEIRSVSVLINVENVSYVCAPPSTLSL; translated from the exons ATGTCTAAGATACTTCTTCGCATTCAGGAGGTGCCTATGGACACATCCTCGTCTGATGATGAAGCAGCAGGACAAGCTTCAGTCTCGACAGATATAAATGGCATACTTCGAACTGATACGTTGAGTAGTGAGGATGAACAG GAAACTTCAAGCGATGCTTGTAGCACAGCAGCCTCCAGGGTGACATCTGCTCCGGTCAGTCCCACTACTCCAGAACTGCAAGCAACCAATGATAGGCCACAGCATGCCAACCCGATGGTTTCCCATGACACATTGCTAAATGATGAAGAG CTGTCCATGTCTGATGAGGATGGTTCAGAGCAACATGATCCTGGAGAGCTGCCTTCAGAAGATGACATG CAAATGCCTAACAGTCCCACGGGGCCGAGTCATGGTGGCAAGTCGCAGTTTGGAGAGTTATTTACTGATGTTATCACTGAAAGAGTGGTTTTGTCCAGAGGTGACATTCTCCTCATGGTGCTGAAGCACGCTGTGAAAAATAATTTGTCATTCACTGGGCTGACCAGCATGTTGGACCTTATTAACAGAATTTTCGAACATCCAATATTGCCTGATTCACGGTACCAGCTCTCCAAACTTTTGAGCAAAACTGGCACAACCATGACATATTATTGTTTTTGCCCCAAATGCTTCACACATATAGAAAATGCTGAAACAAATGCCTCTTTTCAGTGCATACAGTGTGGGCACAGAACGAGTGTTTCCAGTCTATCTGATATGCCTTTTTTTGTGACTCTTGATGTGGAATCACAGTTGCAAAGATTGTTGAAAGACTGTGCACTCCTTGACCTAACAAAGCCACTTCACCATGATGGCTCACTGGGTGATCTATGTGATGGTGAAATGTACCACAAATTCGCAGCTTCAACACAGCAGTGTGGGCCCAGAATCACCTTCACCCTAAATGCCGATGGCACACCGCTGTTCAAATCAAGTGGCACGTCCATTTGGCCTATTCAGTTAATTGTTAATGAGATCCCAGCTGAACAGAGAATGTCAAAACTCGTCCTTGCGGCATTGTGGTTTTGGAAGGAGAAACCAAATATGGAGCTTTTTCAGAACACATTTGTAAAGGAAATGAGCCACCTCAGTGAAAATGGCTTTGTGTTGGAGCGGAAGGGTCAACTGCAGACATACAAAGCTTATTGCATTTGTTGTGCAGTTGACTCTGTTGCCAGGGCACCTATGCAAGGTGTCACACAATTTAATGGTTATTTCGGATGTAACTGGTGTCTGCAGAAAGGTGAACGAGCTGGTGGTTCTACTAAGTACCCTGTTCAACCATTGAACCCCACTGAGCGCACTGAAAGCCAGATGGTCGAAGATATGATGACTGCAGTTAGGGAAGGTGTGACTGTTAATGGTGTTAAAACAGCATCTCCGTTGATCGGCCTGCCCTATTTTAATATCGTATCAGGCTTTGTCCCTGACTACATGCACTGTATTTTACTCGGTGTAGCACGGCAGTTTTTAGACTTGTGGTTTGAGTCATCAGGTTATGCCTACTCCCTCAGTCGCAAGCAAAACATGGTCGATGAGAGGCTTTTGGCTATCAGGCCACCGAGAGACGTGAAAAGATTGCCGCGAGCAACAAAAGAGCGGAGATGGTGGAAAGCTAAAGAGCTGGAGAATTGGATACTATATTACAGCATCCCAGTGCTCCATGGTATTCTGGAGAGAAGATACCTTGAGCATTGGGCATGCTTGGTGGAAGCTTTACATATTATGCTGCAGCGCAGTATCGAAACTGCTGAAGTTAACAGAGCAGAGAAACTCTTGTTAGAGTTTCATGTGCGCTCAGAAATGCTTTTTGGAAAAGCTTTCATGACATATAACATGCACCAGCTGACACATATTGTCAAGAGTATCCACGACTGGGGACCCCTGTGGGCACATTCCGCATTTCCATTTGAATCGGGAAATGGGAGCCTCAAAGAGGCCATCAAAGCTGCAAATGGAATTCCACACCAGCTGTGTAGAGTTCTGCAGATTGAAAACACTGTAATGGAGCTGCAGGATCTGACTGCCAGCCCTAGCGTGGTGCTGTATTGCAATTCTTTTGATGCCAAGGTCACTCACAAAAGCAAAAGCAGCAGTGATGGCACCCGTTTTTTTGGAAGTGGTTCTTGTATTCCACCAGCCTGTTCATCACCTGAGCAAGAAATTCTGCCACCCTCTGTAAAGTACAGAAGAATGATGGTAAACGGTTCAATCCTGACAGACTGCTTGTACGCGTCAAAGAAAAAGACTAATACTTCAGTTGTTCAACTCTTGGATGGATCATTTGCCATTATTGAAAAGATCATTTCAAGTGGTGATAACACATGCATATGTGTCTGGAAACTTCGGTGCCGACCAGTAAAGTATGACTTGGTGACCGTTAACCATGTGCACAAAGTGTTATTCAAACAGTCTCCTACAGTAATTATTCAGCCTCTAGAAATAAGAAGTGTTAGTGTATTAATCAATGTGGAAAATGTTTCATATGTATGTGCACCTCCCAGCACTCTTTCTCTGTAG
- the LOC142794609 gene encoding uncharacterized protein LOC142794609 isoform X1 produces MSKILLRIQEVPMDTSSSDDEAAGQASVSTDINGILRTDTLSSEDEQETSSDACSTAASRVTSAPVSPTTPELQATNDRPQHANPMVSHDTLLNDEELSMSDEDGSEQHDPGELPSEDDMQQMPNSPTGPSHGGKSQFGELFTDVITERVVLSRGDILLMVLKHAVKNNLSFTGLTSMLDLINRIFEHPILPDSRYQLSKLLSKTGTTMTYYCFCPKCFTHIENAETNASFQCIQCGHRTSVSSLSDMPFFVTLDVESQLQRLLKDCALLDLTKPLHHDGSLGDLCDGEMYHKFAASTQQCGPRITFTLNADGTPLFKSSGTSIWPIQLIVNEIPAEQRMSKLVLAALWFWKEKPNMELFQNTFVKEMSHLSENGFVLERKGQLQTYKAYCICCAVDSVARAPMQGVTQFNGYFGCNWCLQKGERAGGSTKYPVQPLNPTERTESQMVEDMMTAVREGVTVNGVKTASPLIGLPYFNIVSGFVPDYMHCILLGVARQFLDLWFESSGYAYSLSRKQNMVDERLLAIRPPRDVKRLPRATKERRWWKAKELENWILYYSIPVLHGILERRYLEHWACLVEALHIMLQRSIETAEVNRAEKLLLEFHVRSEMLFGKAFMTYNMHQLTHIVKSIHDWGPLWAHSAFPFESGNGSLKEAIKAANGIPHQLCRVLQIENTVMELQDLTASPSVVLYCNSFDAKVTHKSKSSSDGTRFFGSGSCIPPACSSPEQEILPPSVKYRRMMVNGSILTDCLYASKKKTNTSVVQLLDGSFAIIEKIISSGDNTCICVWKLRCRPVKYDLVTVNHVHKVLFKQSPTVIIQPLEIRSVSVLINVENVSYVCAPPSTLSL; encoded by the exons ATGTCTAAGATACTTCTTCGCATTCAGGAGGTGCCTATGGACACATCCTCGTCTGATGATGAAGCAGCAGGACAAGCTTCAGTCTCGACAGATATAAATGGCATACTTCGAACTGATACGTTGAGTAGTGAGGATGAACAG GAAACTTCAAGCGATGCTTGTAGCACAGCAGCCTCCAGGGTGACATCTGCTCCGGTCAGTCCCACTACTCCAGAACTGCAAGCAACCAATGATAGGCCACAGCATGCCAACCCGATGGTTTCCCATGACACATTGCTAAATGATGAAGAG CTGTCCATGTCTGATGAGGATGGTTCAGAGCAACATGATCCTGGAGAGCTGCCTTCAGAAGATGACATG CAGCAAATGCCTAACAGTCCCACGGGGCCGAGTCATGGTGGCAAGTCGCAGTTTGGAGAGTTATTTACTGATGTTATCACTGAAAGAGTGGTTTTGTCCAGAGGTGACATTCTCCTCATGGTGCTGAAGCACGCTGTGAAAAATAATTTGTCATTCACTGGGCTGACCAGCATGTTGGACCTTATTAACAGAATTTTCGAACATCCAATATTGCCTGATTCACGGTACCAGCTCTCCAAACTTTTGAGCAAAACTGGCACAACCATGACATATTATTGTTTTTGCCCCAAATGCTTCACACATATAGAAAATGCTGAAACAAATGCCTCTTTTCAGTGCATACAGTGTGGGCACAGAACGAGTGTTTCCAGTCTATCTGATATGCCTTTTTTTGTGACTCTTGATGTGGAATCACAGTTGCAAAGATTGTTGAAAGACTGTGCACTCCTTGACCTAACAAAGCCACTTCACCATGATGGCTCACTGGGTGATCTATGTGATGGTGAAATGTACCACAAATTCGCAGCTTCAACACAGCAGTGTGGGCCCAGAATCACCTTCACCCTAAATGCCGATGGCACACCGCTGTTCAAATCAAGTGGCACGTCCATTTGGCCTATTCAGTTAATTGTTAATGAGATCCCAGCTGAACAGAGAATGTCAAAACTCGTCCTTGCGGCATTGTGGTTTTGGAAGGAGAAACCAAATATGGAGCTTTTTCAGAACACATTTGTAAAGGAAATGAGCCACCTCAGTGAAAATGGCTTTGTGTTGGAGCGGAAGGGTCAACTGCAGACATACAAAGCTTATTGCATTTGTTGTGCAGTTGACTCTGTTGCCAGGGCACCTATGCAAGGTGTCACACAATTTAATGGTTATTTCGGATGTAACTGGTGTCTGCAGAAAGGTGAACGAGCTGGTGGTTCTACTAAGTACCCTGTTCAACCATTGAACCCCACTGAGCGCACTGAAAGCCAGATGGTCGAAGATATGATGACTGCAGTTAGGGAAGGTGTGACTGTTAATGGTGTTAAAACAGCATCTCCGTTGATCGGCCTGCCCTATTTTAATATCGTATCAGGCTTTGTCCCTGACTACATGCACTGTATTTTACTCGGTGTAGCACGGCAGTTTTTAGACTTGTGGTTTGAGTCATCAGGTTATGCCTACTCCCTCAGTCGCAAGCAAAACATGGTCGATGAGAGGCTTTTGGCTATCAGGCCACCGAGAGACGTGAAAAGATTGCCGCGAGCAACAAAAGAGCGGAGATGGTGGAAAGCTAAAGAGCTGGAGAATTGGATACTATATTACAGCATCCCAGTGCTCCATGGTATTCTGGAGAGAAGATACCTTGAGCATTGGGCATGCTTGGTGGAAGCTTTACATATTATGCTGCAGCGCAGTATCGAAACTGCTGAAGTTAACAGAGCAGAGAAACTCTTGTTAGAGTTTCATGTGCGCTCAGAAATGCTTTTTGGAAAAGCTTTCATGACATATAACATGCACCAGCTGACACATATTGTCAAGAGTATCCACGACTGGGGACCCCTGTGGGCACATTCCGCATTTCCATTTGAATCGGGAAATGGGAGCCTCAAAGAGGCCATCAAAGCTGCAAATGGAATTCCACACCAGCTGTGTAGAGTTCTGCAGATTGAAAACACTGTAATGGAGCTGCAGGATCTGACTGCCAGCCCTAGCGTGGTGCTGTATTGCAATTCTTTTGATGCCAAGGTCACTCACAAAAGCAAAAGCAGCAGTGATGGCACCCGTTTTTTTGGAAGTGGTTCTTGTATTCCACCAGCCTGTTCATCACCTGAGCAAGAAATTCTGCCACCCTCTGTAAAGTACAGAAGAATGATGGTAAACGGTTCAATCCTGACAGACTGCTTGTACGCGTCAAAGAAAAAGACTAATACTTCAGTTGTTCAACTCTTGGATGGATCATTTGCCATTATTGAAAAGATCATTTCAAGTGGTGATAACACATGCATATGTGTCTGGAAACTTCGGTGCCGACCAGTAAAGTATGACTTGGTGACCGTTAACCATGTGCACAAAGTGTTATTCAAACAGTCTCCTACAGTAATTATTCAGCCTCTAGAAATAAGAAGTGTTAGTGTATTAATCAATGTGGAAAATGTTTCATATGTATGTGCACCTCCCAGCACTCTTTCTCTGTAG
- the LOC142794610 gene encoding uncharacterized protein LOC142794610 — translation MRLCSTMCLRGNLYLPVGLKYELAARAYVYIQHVQRQSDRWPQICVRSCEVIIRLRILFVFFSCTNGTVYCRMITHAKVRYEDDRKLAIVDVGDIENFKPEHAKDFKSKFFYSVKWTDPDGTSDYYRARILALGESEDDLEGEGGSRQRPRFEKMAYSPDGGSEDEDDVQPERPVKKPSGPKQELLDMLKRKKDDICRKEETATKKQKKRETYDDRGSLVSELKNKLQRLEQLMDRKSKKIEQLQNKNNTLEKEAMELRRLNVRLQEKILTALDEGKGNSRAACSIKSKPEHSRMELIDIDMDVIPRETTPPPDDCPRKENATVDIGSGLRINSCAWSHIQGHQKDSLFVKDLLLGIWPKEQLKNRSLQGKRCPRFPDRPAKTPLTPWKVEVMRDCYRRRLQRQGIPENLVPAALKQLNHFVVEKLADLERMAKREKDNLKPQESCE, via the exons ATGCGTCTATGTAGCACGATGTGTTTACGTGGAAACCTGTATCTGCCAGTCGGCTTGAAGTACGAGCTCGCGGCTCGCGCGTACGTTTACATTCAGCACGTGCAACGGCAGTCTGACCGCTGGCCGCAGATTTGCGTGCGATCCTGCGAAGTGATCATTCGGCTGCGTAtcctctttgtgtttttttcgtgcACTAACGGCACAGTGTACTGCAGAATGATCACGCACGCTAAAGTACGTTACGAAGACGATCGGAAACTTGCGATTGTGGATGTTGGCgacatcgaaaacttcaaaccagaGCACGCGAAGGACTTCAAGTCCAAGTTCTTCTATTCTGTAAAGTGGACCGATCCGGACGGGACCTCTGATTACTACCGGGCTCGGATCCTAGCTTTGGGAG AATCTGAAGACGACTTGGAGGGGGAGGGAGGAAGCCGGCAGAGGCCTAGGTTTGAAAAAATGGCTTATTCACCTGACGGCGGAAGTGAGGATGAAGATGATGTCCAGCCAGAG CGTCCCGTGAAAAAGCCCTCTGGCCCAAAACAGGAGCTCTTGGACAtgctgaagagaaaaaaggaTGACATCTGCCGAAAGGAGGAAACAgctacaaagaaacaaaaaaagagggagacCTATGACGATAGGGGCAGCCTAGTCAGTGAGCTCAAGAACAAGCTACAGAGGCTTGAACAACTGATGgatagaaagagcaaaaaaatagAGCAGCTCCAAAACAAGAATAACACATTAGAAAAGGAGGCCATGGAGCTGAGGCGGCTTAATGTGAGGCTGCAGGAAAAAATTCTGACAGCCTTAGATGAAGGCAAAG GCAACAGTAGAGCTGCGTGCTCAATTAAGAGCAAACCGGAGCACTCAAGGATGGAGCTCATAGATATTGACATGGATGTGATTCCAAGGGAGACAACACCGCCACCAGATGATTGCCCAAGAAAAGAGAATGCCACG GTGGACATTGGCAGTGGCCTTCGAATAAATTCTTGTGCGTGGAGTCACATCCAGGGCCATCAAAAGGATTCTCTTTTTGTGAAAGACCTGCTTCTTGGAATTTGGCCAAAGGAGCAGCTGAAAAACCGCTCTTTGCAAG GAAAGCGGTGTCCACGATTTCCGGATCGGCCTGCAAAAACTCCACTGACGCCTTGGAAAGTGGAAGTGATGCGGG ATTGTTACAGACGGCGACTGCAGCGCCAAGGTATTCCTGAAAACCTTGTGCCTGCTGCACTCAAGCAGCTAAACCATTTTGTGGTGGAGAAGCTGGCAGACCTTGAGAGGATGGCAAAACG